In one Chionomys nivalis chromosome 13, mChiNiv1.1, whole genome shotgun sequence genomic region, the following are encoded:
- the LOC130885520 gene encoding prolactin-like: MQVTTSFYLAGTLLVLLVSNLVLLENVASVPLCPSWDGSCQGTLKNMFNYALSLSYELQNQTAEMLSDFLLDVQYASGRWYLDGAQSSCHTSTFGIMIPEEETQQIKAIFLLQEILTLLGAWKDPLNHVVTELSGMEEAPTAIIERANIVEIIVKGLLEGVRRILRKIYPRFKEVEEYPIWKGLASLQSPDEDLRVFAFHSLFQCLKRDSRKIDSNLKLLKCRFVYDPDC; encoded by the exons ATGCAGGTGACAACCTCCTTTTATTTAGCAGGGACACTCCTGGTGTTGCTGGTGTCAAACCTGGTGCTGTTGGAGAATGTGGCCTCTGTACCTTTGTGCCCCAGCTGGGATGGTTCCTGCCAAGGGACCCTCAAGAACATGTTTAATTATGCCCTGAGCCTGTCTTATGAACTCCAAAACCAAACTGCAGAAATGTTAAGTGACTTC ttgctggatgtccAGTACGCATCAGGCAGGTGGTACCTTGATGGGGCCCAAAGCAGTTGCCACACTTCCACCTTTGGTATCATGATACCTGAAGAGGAAACTCAACAGATCAAA GCTATTTTCCTTCTGCAAGAGATACTCACTTTGTTGGGAGCTTGGAAAGACCCTCTGAATCATGTCGTGACTGAGCTGAGTGGTATGGAAGAAGCCCCTACTGCAATCATAGAAAGAGCCAACATTGTAGAAATAATAGTGAAGGGACTTCTAGAAGGCGTTAGAAGAATACTTCGCAAG ATTTATCCCAGATTCAAAGAAGTTGAGGAGTACCCCATCTGGAAGGGACTGGCATCCTTGCAGTCGCCTGATGAAGACCTTCGTGTTTTTGCATTCCATAGCTTGTTTCAGTGCTTGAAAAGGGATTCACGGAAGATTGACTCCAATCTAAAGCTCCTGAAGTGCCGCTTTGTCTATGACCCTGATTGTTAA